In Nostoc edaphicum CCNP1411, the sequence CAGTAGGATTCTTCTGATCAAGGAGTAGAGGAATTGGTAGACTACAACATAGGAACTAGAAGTTTCAAAGATACAAAAATTTATCAAGAAGCATTTGAAGAAGGGCGTTTGGAAGGTTTACGGCAATCAGTACCTCGTCTATTAGATTTAGCGTTAACTATTGAGCAAGTTGCGGAGGGATTAGGTTTAACTATAAACCAAGTTCAAAACGCGAAACTCTATCATGATGGCATCCAAATAGGGGAGCGTATAGCCAAATTAAAATTAATACCCACCTTATTAAAATTTGGGGTGACAGTGGAACAAGTGGCTGAGGCATTTGATTTCAGTGTCGAAGAAGTCAGACAAGTCGCACAAAGCCAGCCTTAAGATAGATGTGGTAAATTTTATCCGTGGCTCAAGCCAAATTTGGTTTGCGGCTTCCAGACATTTTCACGACGAATTTATAGTTAATTTTTGTTAATATTAGAGGCGGTGTTAGTACTTCGTCCTCAACCACCCACTCCCTACCTGAGAGAAACTTAATGCTGCGACTAGAACATATAAGTAAAATTTATCCCACAGGCGAAGTTCTCAAAGATATCAACTGGGAAGTTAAACCAGGCGATCGCATTGGCTTAGTCGGTGTCAATGGTGCTGGAAAATCCACCCAGTTAAAGATCATTTCTGGGGAAATTGAACCCACCGCCGGCGAAATCATTCGCCCTAATAGCTTACATATAGCTTACCTCAACCAAGAGTTTGAAGTAGACCCCACCCGCACCGTTAGAGAAGAATTTTGGACTGTCTTCCAAGAAGCCAACGAAGTCCAGTTATCTCTGGCGCACATACCACAAGAGATGGAAACGGCTAACCCAGAGGAACTGGATCGACTGATCGACAAGTTGGATCGCTTGCAGCGCAAATTTGAAGCCTTGGATGGCTACAACTTAGATGCACGCATCGGGAAAATTCTACCAGAGATGGGGTTTGGGCTAGAAGATGGCGATCGCCTCGTTAGCGCCTTCAGTGGTGGTTGGCAAATGCGGATGAGTTTAGGTAAAATCCTCCTGCAAAAACCTGACTTGTTGCTGCTGGATGAACCGACTAACCACCTAGATTTAGAAACTATTGAGTGGTTGGAAAATTACCTCAGAGGGCTGATTACGCCGATGGTAATAGTCTCCCATGACCGGGAGTTCCTTGACCGTCTCTGCACCCAAATTGTGGAAACTGAACGTGGCGTTTCTGCTAGCTACCTTGGTAACTACTCGGCATATTTGGAACAAAAAGCCGAAAGTCAATCAGCACAACTGAGTGCTTACGAACGCCAGCAGAAAGAATTAGAAAAACAGCAAACCTTTGTTGATAGATTTCGCGCCAGTGCTACCCGCAGTACCCAGGCGAAAAGCCGGGAAAAGCAACTCGACAAAATCGAGCGCATTGAAGCACCCGTTGGTGGTATGAGAACTCTCCACTTCCGTTTTCCCCCTGCACCCCGCAGTGGACGCGAGGTAGTCGAAATTAAAGATTTAACTCATCTTTATGGTGAGAAAATCCTATTTTTATCAGCAAATCTCCTAATTGAAAGGGGCGATCGCATTGCTTTTCTTGGCCCCAATGGTGCTGGAAAATCTACCCTTCTGCGTGTAATTATGGGTATGGAACCACCCACGGAAGGTAGTGTTCAACTAGGGGATCACAACGTTATCCCCGGTTACTTTGAGCAAAATCAAGCTGAAGCTTTGGATTTGAATAAAACTGTTATGGAAACTATCCATGATGAAGTTCCAGACTGGGATAACCAAGAAGTCCGCACCCTTTTGGGACGCTTCCTATTTACAGGTGATACTGTATTTAAGCCAGTTGGGGCATTAAGTGGAGGAGAAAAAGCTCGTCTGGCGTTGGCAAAAATGCTCTTACGTCCCGCGAACTTACTAATTTTAGACGAGCCGACAAACCACCTAGATATTCCAGCGAAAGAAATGCTGGAAGAAGCGCTCAAAAATTATGACGGTACGGCAATTGTAGTTTCCCACGATCGCTACTTTATTTCGCAAGTAGCTAACAAAATCGTCGAAATTCGTGATGGGGAATTCCGCGTTTACTTAGGAGACTATCATTACTATCTCCAGAAAATTGCCGAAGAAAAAGAACAAGCAAAGTTAGCTGCGATCACTGCTGAAAAAGCTGCTAAAAAAGCTGCAAAAGCTTCTACCAAAAAGAAATAAGAGATTGAATACGGACTTAGTAGTAGTGCTAAAAGGCTACTACTAAGTAATCACTTATTATTAGCGCTCAACAAAATTACAGAAAAATCGCTAAAGTTTAAAAAATATTTCAAAAAGCTGCAAGTCTTTCATAAAAGAAATTAATAAGCAAAAATTCACTTGCGGCGTGGATTAGCAATGGTATCATTCGGGTATTACAAAAAGTAAAGGGCAATTTTACTATGACCAAAGCACCTGTTGCTCCTGTGGTGCTAGTCATTTTAGACGGATGGGGCTACTGCGAGGAAAAGCGAGGAAACGCTATTGTTGCTGCTAAAACTCCCATTGTGGATAGTTTATGGACAGCTTACCCGCACACTCTCATCCGCACATCAGGAAAAGCCGTAGGGTTGCCAGAAGGTCAAATGGGCAACTCGGAAGTAGGTCATTTGAATATTGGTGCTGGGCGAGTTGTACCGCAAGAACTGGTACGCATCTCTGATGCGGTTGAAGACGGTTCTATTGCCTTAAACCCAGCACTCGTCAAAATTTGCCAGGAAGTTCGCTCTCGGAATAGCAAGCTGCATCTAGTCGGGCTTTGTTCTGAGGGAGGGGTACATTCGCATATCACCCATCTATTCGGACTACTTGACTTAGCCAAAAACCAGCAAATTCCAGAAGTTTGTATTCACGCTATCACCGATGGTCGTGACACCGCCCCAACTGACGGTGTAAAAGCAATCACACTGCTGCAAGATTATATAAACCGCACAGGCATTGGACGCATAGTCACCCTCAGCGGTCGCTACTACGCGATGGATCGCGATCATCGCTGGGATCGAGTAAAACGCGCCTACGACGTGATGACCCAAGATGGTACAGGTGATAATCGCACGGCTGTGGAAATCTTGCAAGAATCTTACGCCGAAGGGGTAAAAGATGAATTTATCAACCCCATCCGAATTGCACCAGGTGCAATAGAACCAGGGGATGGAGTGATATTTTTCAACTTCCGCCCCGATCGCTCCAGACAACTGACTCAAGCTTTGGTCAGTCCCACATTTAACGGTTTTGAAAGACAGCAAATCACACCACTGTCTTTTGTCACGTTTACACAGTATGATTCAGACTTACCCGTGGCTGTAGCCTTTGAGCCTCAGAATCTCAGTAACATTCTGGGAGAAGTCATAGCTAATCACAGTCTGAATCAGTTCCGCACCGCCGAAACAGAAAAATACGCCCACGTCACCTATTTCTTTAATGGTGGTCTGGAGGAACCTTTTGCTGGAGAAGATCGGGAACTGGTAAGCAGCCCGATGGTAGCGACTTACGATCACGCCCCAGCGATGTCAGCAGTAGCAGTTACAGATGTTGCGATCGCAGCGATTCAAAAGGGTATATATTCCCTAGTTGTGATTAACTATGCCAACCCAGACATGGTAGGGCATACTGGTCAAATCGACGCTACGATTACAGCAATTGAAACAGTTGATCGCTGTTTGGGACGCTTGCTAGAGAGCGTTATCAAAGCCGGTGGTACAACAATTATTACTGCCGATCACGGCAACGCTGAGTATATGCTAGATGAAGGGGGTAATCCCTGGACAGCTCATACTACTAACCCAGTCCCCTTAATTTTGGTAGAAGGCGAGAAAGTCAAAATCCCTGGATATGGTACAAATGTCGAACTGCGAAGCGATGGCAAGCTATCCGACATCGCTCCCACGATTCTAGAGATTTTACAGCTGCCTCAGCCACCAGAAATGACCGGGCGATCGCTGCTAAAAACAGCAGATTATGAACTGCAACGCACTCGCACGCCTGTGCAAGTAGGACTGTAAAATAGTGCTGAGTGCTGAGTGCTGAGTTAGGAGTTTTTAGTGAACTCCTAACTTTTGAATTCAGAATTCTGACTCCTGTTTTTTAAAACTTGTTATAAATGAGATTCCACCATGACAGTTACTAATATCGTGCAAGGCATTTGGGCGTTTTCCGCCACTGGTTTGATTATCTTGGTTTTACTGCATAGCCCCAAAGGTGATGGCATTGGAGCCATTGGCGGACAAGCCCAGCTATTTAGCAGCACCAAAAGTGCAGAAAACACCTTAAATCGAATTACTTGGGCATTGACAGTAATCTTTTTAGGTTTAACAGTGGTTTTAAGTGCCGGTTGGTTGCCTAAATAAGGATAGGTTAATGGGGAAAATAACCCAACACCCAATACTTAAGAGCCTAATAAATTTAATTTCACGGCGGTTAATCACAGCCCTTGCCTTTTTTCTTGGCACAGGGCTGTTAATCGTTTTTACTAATCTCCAGTCAAGTGACGGGTTTACATTAATACCAAAATATATATATTCAAACTTAATAATCTCTCTATCTCCATCATCTCCTTCAAAACCCCATCCCTTACCGCCTACACTCGCACAGTGGCAAGATAATACTAATAGTGGTGACTACTTTTCCCAAGTTACAACAACTCAAGTTGGTTATTTAGTCTGGTCGCAATTTCCGATTCGAGTTTATGTAGAATCACCAAAAGCCGTTAGCGAAAAACAAGCTCAAGCATGGGTTAATGGTGTCTTGCGGGGTGTACAAGAGTGGAGTAATTATTTACCTTTAACAATAGTTGAAAAGCCAGAAATTGCTGATATTACAATTGTAAGAAAAGCGCCACCTCTACAAATTTCGCCTGGTAGTAATATACCCCGTGCGCGATCGGCACAAACTACTTACGAGTTATACACCAGCAACAAAGTTTTATCCCACCGCTTCACCATTTTGTTAAGTCCCAGTCAAACAGGTGAGTATCTCATTGCAGCAGCCCGCCACGAATTCGGTCATGCATTGGGAATTTGGGGTCATAGTCCGCTACAAACTGATGCGCTATATTTTTCTCAAGTTCGTAACCCGCAGCCTATTTCTCCCAGAGATGTAAATACTCTAAAGCTGGTTTATGAACAGCCAACCAGTTTAGGATGGCCTTTAGGGGATAATTCGAAAATTAATTGATCAATAGAAACTCGCTATAAGTTATACATATAAATATATTTTGTGCAAAGAATCAAAGATTAAGGCAACCAATTTTTATCCAAAATTTGCTCTAAGGTATAAGGACATAATTCAGGTAAATTGTTTACTTTAGTCTTAGTCTTAACATAATCTAATGCATTGCTATAACTTATGCTAGAATTCTCCTCTAAATGTTTGCGTATATTGGTGCTTAAATCTTCATTTATTTGATTACGAAAACTAATAATTTCTGCTGCCCAATGATTAGCATTCCTTGGCTTTTCTAAATCCCAATATTGATAAAGTAATAAATGTCTAATAATCTGTTCTAATAAACTTCTTATTCGCCTTTTTTCATTTTTAGCCAAATCTTCCAATTCTTCTATTAAGTTTTCATAGTCAACGTCTGCTAATTGTCGATTTTTGAGACATTTAATAGTCTCCTCTAACCATTGCAGGTAATTGGATTCATATAATGTTTTTATATCGATGATTGCAGTCATTTTTTGATTTTTTAGCTTTAATTTACTATTATTTATTATTGCATGTTAACTAATTTATTAATTTTTGCCGATAATTGCCCAGAAAAAACATACACAGCACTGATAAGTTAAGTCAGAAGAGATCCAGCGACTCCTAAAAGAGTAACCAACCAAAAGTTCTACCCTACCGTCAGTCAGTCCATCCAAGTCTCTCGCTGTTCCCCCTGAATCGACTGTACAATTCCAAACCTTTCCTCAATTTTGCGTGGCAGAGTATGTGTCCCAAAGATGTAAACGCAAACTTCTTCTGGTTGATTTGTCAAAACACGAACTCTGGCTTCGTTATCTTGTAAACGCTCTATGCAAATAAATGCACAAATTTCAACATCTTCAGGAATCTCATATACTTCCTTGGAAAAGGTGAATCTCTTCTCTAAACTATTTGCAATTTGGTCAATAACGTTTTGTTCAGGCAACGGATTTGTGAAGCAATAAACGTATGTTCGACAGCACTTACCATCTTCTAGCTGCTCTAAGTCAGGGATATTTCTCACCTTTATCTGACTTGCGTGATACTTCATTTCGTTAACTCTAGATAGCCTTGTAAAACTGGTAAGAGAATTGTTAGTTAGGTATTTGTATTTTACCCGATCGCACTTATTGCCATCTTAAGATTTACAGTGCGATCGCACTTCTTCACTTTCTCTAGGCTCTACGACTTAGCGGTAGAGGTCGCTGTGCTAAAACTTCTTTATAAAGTTCTTCCAGCAGAGTAATATTTTTACTAAGGGTATAGCGGTCTAATACACGCTGTCTGGCTTTTTGCCCCAGTAAGGTTGTTAACTCAGGATGGTCTTGCAACACTGGCAAGAGCGTTCTTAATTGCGAACGCGCTGTTTTGGTACTAATAACTACACCTGCGCCCTTTTCCAATACTTCTCCATCAGCACCCACGTCTGTTGCTAAACAAGCCAACCCACATGACATTCCTTCTAACAGAGATAGGGATAAACCCTCTACCAATGAAGGCAAAACAAATACATCTGCGCCCCGCA encodes:
- a CDS encoding ABC-F family ATP-binding cassette domain-containing protein, which codes for MLRLEHISKIYPTGEVLKDINWEVKPGDRIGLVGVNGAGKSTQLKIISGEIEPTAGEIIRPNSLHIAYLNQEFEVDPTRTVREEFWTVFQEANEVQLSLAHIPQEMETANPEELDRLIDKLDRLQRKFEALDGYNLDARIGKILPEMGFGLEDGDRLVSAFSGGWQMRMSLGKILLQKPDLLLLDEPTNHLDLETIEWLENYLRGLITPMVIVSHDREFLDRLCTQIVETERGVSASYLGNYSAYLEQKAESQSAQLSAYERQQKELEKQQTFVDRFRASATRSTQAKSREKQLDKIERIEAPVGGMRTLHFRFPPAPRSGREVVEIKDLTHLYGEKILFLSANLLIERGDRIAFLGPNGAGKSTLLRVIMGMEPPTEGSVQLGDHNVIPGYFEQNQAEALDLNKTVMETIHDEVPDWDNQEVRTLLGRFLFTGDTVFKPVGALSGGEKARLALAKMLLRPANLLILDEPTNHLDIPAKEMLEEALKNYDGTAIVVSHDRYFISQVANKIVEIRDGEFRVYLGDYHYYLQKIAEEKEQAKLAAITAEKAAKKAAKASTKKK
- the gpmI gene encoding 2,3-bisphosphoglycerate-independent phosphoglycerate mutase, with protein sequence MTKAPVAPVVLVILDGWGYCEEKRGNAIVAAKTPIVDSLWTAYPHTLIRTSGKAVGLPEGQMGNSEVGHLNIGAGRVVPQELVRISDAVEDGSIALNPALVKICQEVRSRNSKLHLVGLCSEGGVHSHITHLFGLLDLAKNQQIPEVCIHAITDGRDTAPTDGVKAITLLQDYINRTGIGRIVTLSGRYYAMDRDHRWDRVKRAYDVMTQDGTGDNRTAVEILQESYAEGVKDEFINPIRIAPGAIEPGDGVIFFNFRPDRSRQLTQALVSPTFNGFERQQITPLSFVTFTQYDSDLPVAVAFEPQNLSNILGEVIANHSLNQFRTAETEKYAHVTYFFNGGLEEPFAGEDRELVSSPMVATYDHAPAMSAVAVTDVAIAAIQKGIYSLVVINYANPDMVGHTGQIDATITAIETVDRCLGRLLESVIKAGGTTIITADHGNAEYMLDEGGNPWTAHTTNPVPLILVEGEKVKIPGYGTNVELRSDGKLSDIAPTILEILQLPQPPEMTGRSLLKTADYELQRTRTPVQVGL
- the secG gene encoding preprotein translocase subunit SecG; this translates as MTVTNIVQGIWAFSATGLIILVLLHSPKGDGIGAIGGQAQLFSSTKSAENTLNRITWALTVIFLGLTVVLSAGWLPK
- a CDS encoding peptidase; this translates as MGKITQHPILKSLINLISRRLITALAFFLGTGLLIVFTNLQSSDGFTLIPKYIYSNLIISLSPSSPSKPHPLPPTLAQWQDNTNSGDYFSQVTTTQVGYLVWSQFPIRVYVESPKAVSEKQAQAWVNGVLRGVQEWSNYLPLTIVEKPEIADITIVRKAPPLQISPGSNIPRARSAQTTYELYTSNKVLSHRFTILLSPSQTGEYLIAAARHEFGHALGIWGHSPLQTDALYFSQVRNPQPISPRDVNTLKLVYEQPTSLGWPLGDNSKIN
- a CDS encoding DUF29 domain-containing protein encodes the protein MTAIIDIKTLYESNYLQWLEETIKCLKNRQLADVDYENLIEELEDLAKNEKRRIRSLLEQIIRHLLLYQYWDLEKPRNANHWAAEIISFRNQINEDLSTNIRKHLEENSSISYSNALDYVKTKTKVNNLPELCPYTLEQILDKNWLP